The following is a genomic window from Elaeis guineensis isolate ETL-2024a chromosome 10, EG11, whole genome shotgun sequence.
CTTCTAAGATGCAGATAATCTTTCAAACTTGCTATTGATTTACCCTGGTGCAAGGTTTTattcaatttgattaagatttggaaTAGTATTGCACATGGTTTCCATGTCCCATGCTAGCACGGTACATACCATGGTACGACTTCATATCAATTATAATTTATGTATGCGGAGCAGTACAACCTTCATACTGGATGATGCATCCCGTTATTTGGATGGATTTTCAATTGGTCTGATGTGCTTATAGAATTACCTGTTGAGATAAGATATGCAACTCATCATATTCCAATTTGTCCAGCCACACTCTATATTTAGCCTCCTTACTACAATATATATCAGCTTTTACGCAACATTATTGTTTTTATAAATAACTTCATGCCTTCATCTACAAATTAGTGAAAGGGACTTCTTAATTTTGGCTAGGGATATTTTGTAAAATAGGATCAAGAATCCGGTTACGCTAAGTTTGTACTAGTGCACCTTCTGTCCTTAAATAGTGGTCCCAAAATGATAAGGACCCCTTTTGTAACATTGGAaaactttttcttttcaatcattcGCAAAATGGCACCAAAGTACCATGCTTTGAACCATTCATCTACTTATTAGTAGCATCTATGCAGAAAATTCCTTCTATTTGTCATGAAAGTGAATTGGCCGCTATGTTAGGCAACTTTTGAGGTTAACATGGGATTGGGTTATCTATGCTCAGACACCCATCAATTAAAAAGGCAGGGCAGAAAGAGAACATGTTAGAGAGTAGGCGACAGATACATGGGTCCATAGACACTCCTTATCCTGAAAATTAGAATAACAAAAATTTCATTTTGTAAAAGATGATTATATCACTAAAGTTCAGGGATAATCTCAGCATCTTTATGTTCTTCCCTCTTTTTTTAGTTGTCTTTCCCAAGTCAGGATATGGCATTGCTTGCCTAGTTTGTTGTAGGGTCCACAAAAGCACATGCTGCATGTCTGATTCAATTGTATTGCATGCAGTCAAAGCAAAGGCAGAGAAGCCTATCCCTTTCACTCACAATATAGAAGCAaactaattctttctttactTCACATTTTTACCATTTCTATCAAGAAAAATTACCATCATCAAATTGTTATATATTAATCTTGTAGAGAGGAAATATATGCTCTATAACATTCGACGAAATACCACAAATTTGCAACTAGAGCCCATATGAACTTCAAATAGAATCAAATAATTGCTCCCATGAGCACTTTTGGTCAAATGTCATTGTCCATTTGGAAGCATCTCCTTTACTTCAAAGTGCTGGTAACTAATCTTTTTTGACAATAAAACCAGAGATCTCGTGCAAAACAAGCACAAAGACATTCATAAAAATCCAAAGCAAGAAAATCTTTGGAGGTATTGAGAGAGACCATGATGATTTTCTAGCTTTATTGTATACAGCTGTCACAATTTTTATCTCTGGAGCAAGTTTTCATCGAGCATATCTCTTTTCATACAAGATAAAGTCTAGGAGCTGAAATGTCAAGAAGCTATTTGTCTAGGCTAATGGTACGTTGGATCAGTCTATAATGATAAGAGTTGAAGAGATTATACATAATTATTCTATATCTACATAGAGTTGGACTACATATTTTACATTTTACTTCTTAAAAAAAATGGTTGatgatcttaaaatcaatcataggcTATTCAAATTGAAGATTCAAATAGTTGAATATTGTCTacactacaaaaaaatatttgatgatcaaaatttatatattttgacAATTTTTAACCAATGCATCATGTCAATGCAAAaatgaattatgaattatttcAATTGCATTAATATGGTAATACATGATAGAACTTAGAAATTgaaaatccatatatggatcattatctatatatattaaaaatataagtgattttgatgattaaatcatgtaaaataaaatattatactatTAACACCATCCATTTTGATGCCTACTTGATATTTTGGTTAAAATGATaagatatataaaattttagtttttaagtatttttaattGTATAAATCATGTTCAACAATTTACATCTCCATCATTAGTTTTGAATCATCAATTCCTTTTTCAAGAAAttaatagatatatacatatatgagagGTCAATAGATAGAAGAAACCCTCCATCAATTAAGTTCTAGTTATCCAACCCTGATGAAGATGAGTCTTGTACTCTTAAGTTTGTGGCACAATCATCAATTAGTTTCACCAGCAACACAAGTCCATGCTTCTCATGCTAGACTCCACACATACAATCCATGCTACAAAAGCCAGCTAATCCAGAATTTCAAGCTCTAGGCATGccatttgattgaatatatatatatatatagagagagagagaacatatCAAGTGAGAGGAGTGGCTTAATATGAGAGATGAGAGGATATAATAATAATTCTTGAATCCATATCAACGGTTCAGATGAGAAAGCGGTTGTTCAGACTgtccaaatatttttaaaatttatttatttattatttttttaatttttttaatacgtACGATGCTCATCTGAACTGTTGACGTGGatcgaaaaattattattatatcctCTTATCTTTCACATTAAGCCATTTCTCTCACTTAATACACTCCCTATATATACACACACTTAAACTTACCACTTTGATGTACTTCATTCTATAAGGATGAAAGGAAtgagcaaaaaataaaagaaatctaaCTTAAACTCCCGCACGTGTTGGAACTGGAAGCTTCCAAATCCACACTAGATGAAATATCATTGATCCTTGATGGATATTTGAAGATCTATCATATTCCAGCAAATTCTACAATCGACGAGTTCTACTTGGTGGGACACTCAGGCACGTGCTTTTTTTCCCAAATGGGGAATGTTGTGATGGCCGTTGGTCACAATATTTGTCACTACATGGTTGCCCATTGCTCTCTGATGCGCTCCCGCATGTAGGGCCCAAACCACCCACTCCTCCTGGCATCTGACAAAGTAGACCAAAGGAAAATGGGCCCACCAATGCAGAAAGAGAGATAATTTCTGTTTGTTTATCGTTCGGGTAAATGAAGGATACCCCTTCCTTCGTACCCGTCGGCCATTGGATCTTCCATtgcacatatctcaaagcatttTGAATTCGGTTTTCATCAGGAACAATCCAACGGACATTGGGCGGGAAGGAGAAGGTGTATCCTTCCTTCGTGGAATGGATACAAGTACAATCCATATGTTTTTGATGGTCATAGATCGAGTTGTATGCCGCAATGCTATTAAAGGCCTAATTATTAGATGGAGagagaaattattggttggagCATGTCCATCAGCCTAATGTTGGACATATCCAACAACTTAGAAGTGTTATAAACTGCCAACAACTTAACCATTGTTTCCCACTAATATTTCTTATCTGAATCATGATGATCATGATGGGCATTTGTTTGCAAACAAGCATACAAAAATGTTGTAGGTAAGGTTATCAAATTGTAATCCTGAAATGGTGACTTTGGAATCATTGGAGAACCTATTTCTAAAATGTCTACTTTAGTTCAACTACTCTAGTTATATTCTGGATACTTTGTTGTGACATCCTTTTTCTTTTACTGAAAGTACCATGTGTTGCATGATCGGTGTCAATATGCAATGGTGATGAAATTAATAATGGATGAGATATCTTGAAGGCAATTACATGGATCTTTTGTGGCAAATACTATGTGAGTGAAGAGCCCCACTTTCTGTTACTTTGGTGGTAAAGAAAAAGTTATTGAAGCATGACGGTATGTAGGCACCATACTTATGGCCTCCTGCTTCTttgttttattcttttttttggaaaaaaatatatGGTAGATGAGCAACTTAGCAATTATCTGCTTGGTCTAGAAAGCATATTGATAATAATGTTAGCACATTGCTTAACAAAATCATCACCTATAAATTGTGTGTCACGAGAGCTAATCTCAGACAAATGGCAATATTTCTTATTTGAATCATATATGCTAATTTAAGCTGTTTGATTAGGTTAGGACTAGTTCAAACCTAAACTAGATCCTTCCATATTAAATTTAGGAGTAGGTCTTCGGCTTGAGGCTACAGCAATAGATGTCTAATTTATGCGGGCTTTGCAAATGTTAATTAAAACTTGCTAATTGGAATACGATAAAACCTTCAATTGTCACCATTATAGGCCCTATTTGTCAAGATTGTTAGCTTAGTTGactaagttaggtccaattttcATGGAATTATAAACGGTTGGACTACATTTGAAAGTGGCCAACAGAAGATCAAGTATGCACGTGTCAGCAGCATAATAAGCCTCAACCCAAATTGCAACTATGTTCTCTAGAGAGAGCCATGCAGAGGATCCCAGTAGGAGAGAGTAATGGTCAAACCGGGCCAACCACCCCCGACCGGCCGGCCCCCCGATTTGAAGTCCACCACTTGGCAGCCAATTATGGCCCATCGATCAGACGGCTGTCATGTCAGAAGTTTCAAATCATACGATCCGGACCGTCTGATGACGACCCAACGACGGCGGACCCGAGCATTGCGGTACAGGGCCGGGGTGGAACATCGCCATCAGATGGACCCCAGCATTTCCCACGTGAACCTTTGTGGATGCCGAATCCAGACCGCAACCGAAGACCCATGTCCAATGGAACCCAAATTGGAACAAGTCCCACCCCTTGTTTTCTTCTCCCAAATAATTTAAAAACATCTTTGGatttttaaaatacaatgatctgtattattttataaggacacCCAGGAAGAGGCCCATATTTTGACCTTATGCTCAAGGCTACCCACCCTAAAAtacgaatatttaaaaaaaaagccaTAATAATTGGACTGGAATTGGGAGTTGGGAATGGTTGTTAGATTCCATTCCAATATATTCTTCTGTttgataacttattttattatgagaatgttGATTTCAAGGAGTAAAACCATGCTTAATTAGATGGCTTGGATATCATTCTCCCTGGTTCAAGGTTTTTGCCTgagtaaaaataaatatatatttttatatagtttATTATTTCTATCAATTATTTACAAGATATATGACGAGAATCTGTTGTTATGATATATTGTATTCCATTGAGCCTTTTCATTTTCTAACATAATCGGATCAAGCTAATTAATCTTGATGGGAATTGATTTTCTCGGTAGAGTTTCTCATTTCTGATTTTCATTCTAGACAATGAAACATGACGTAAGTATTTAATtaaatcacataaaaattatcTCTATCAGTCATGGATTATCTTAATACATATATATCGTGCAAAGCATAGTCATAACTTTAGCATATAGGAAcaatttgatttgatgaaatgattcaaaattcaaaaaaaaataaaattgatcaaaaatttgaaaagagtTTGGATAACAAAGAATTATAAAAAAcaatgaaattaaaaaaagattagatttttcaagattttttaaatttattattttaaaaaaaatataagagaggcAAAACTATTGAATGATAGCAACAGAAAATCACTGCTAGCAacaatatatgatattttaatacataaaatTTGTTAAATTAATATGTcctatctattttattttaatataaatgataaaaaattaaaaaaaaaaatttataggttGCTCGAACCACGTAATCTAATCAATGCACCTATTCCTCTAAATCAAGACAAAAAGGATCGATTCCACAGCCCAAGGGACTTTTTACTCATGAATAATTTATGAAAGAAtcataaaatttatgtataattTGAGAATAAATGAATAACTCCAAACCAATTCAGTTTTAGAGAATAATTTGGAGGATCATTCtatcaaaaaagaaaatcaagaaaaactatATAACTTTCAAATAAGTTAGAGAACATTATATCTACAATGCAGATGTGATTGAGATGGTTGGACTAGTCGACAGTCATATTCTTTCATTGGTCAAGCTTAATCTATTAGCTTAATTGCTTGCACGTCACGGACACATTTGAACAAGTATGTATAATATCTTTCATGAGAAAGGCATGCATAGCTAGCATTTCAACTCATATTCAACATTTTCAAACAATGATGGTGGTGATCACCATAACCATAATTACTGATATAATGAAGTCAAGCTATAATTCACATTCCACATTGCATTCAAATTAAGGATGACAAAGCCATGCCATTGGTCCAACCAAATGACACTGATCACCAccatgtacaaaaaaaaaaaaaaaaaagcacatgaTACACGTAAAAACTAATCCTTTGCATGTAGGTGCAGGACAGCATCAATCTAGATGGCAATAACTTCAAATTAATTACATCTCTACCCAAAATAACTTTAAATTACACCTAACCATCGAGTCGTCTGGTTCTTTTTCGGACGTCCAACTCCAACTCACGAGCTTTAGCTGAACTATTCATTATTTAAGTGCCCGTATATATTATATTCTTGCTTTGTGCTGTCTTCTCGGTGGACTTCGTCCACCAAAGACACCACGTGTTtcttttggattattttttttaatctttctccACCCTTTTTTCCttgctctctcttttcctctctctttcctccacTCAAAACACACGTGCTTTTGAACTCATcctttactctctctctctctctcgggggAGAACAAGGACTATAAAGAGAACAACAAGAGACTCATAAAAGAAACTAAAGGAATTGAAGAGAAAGGAAGGGATAGAAGAGGAAAGGAAGGAAAAGAGGGAGGAGGAAAGCTAGAGAGGAAAAGGGAGGTATAGAagaggaaaaggaagaaaaagaggagaagagaaagagaggaaaggtgGCGAAGTGacgggaagaagagagagaaaggatggCAGATAAGAGtgggaagagagaagagaaacaaGGGGGGAAGTCTAGCTTCTCGGTCACATGTAGCCGGCTGAGCCAGTACTTGAAGGAGAATGGCAGCTTTGGAGGCATCAGCCTCAGCATCACCCCTCGGCCTCTTGAACAAGCTAAAGGTCAGATCTGGTTCTTCTCCGttgccttttctttttgttttttgttttttttggctTACCTTCTTTCCTATGGAAAGAGCTAGAGTTGAGACTtctatatactttttttttttttttggtttcataGGGAGTTCTGTGGACTACTTGTTTTATTTTCTTGGAATCAAAGAGATAGATTGGGTGGGTTTGATCTCAGAGTTTtaaatttttctcaaaatatttttctttattacaaatatttatttattttctcctTGGATGAATTTAAAAATGATTGTAGAAAATGTGGTGGAAGCTAAGTATTCTATAATTGTATTTTCTTGATGTAGGTTTTCTAGATTCAAccttagattttcttttttttttcgcctTTCCCGGTCAAAATATCTTCTTACCTATTGAAAACGTTATTTTCGCCAacccaaaaatttaaaatattttaaaaatgcaATGGAGTctaggcttcttttttttttttgatttcatgctgtattttttttttcctgttttaTTATGCAACTCCTGTAATATTCTTCTTTaactgatcttcttcttctcccccccaccctctttttttttttttttgttttcgatTTTCATTTCTTaagttttgaattttaatttccatACTCGACTCATTTATTGTCATTAATTTCAGTTAGAATCTTGTAaacttttaaataattataatttttaatcaattattttcttttctatttcaGGAATAATTCTGGCGCCCACCACCATGAGCCTGATGCCGGGAGTTGCTATGTCGGCAGAAGACCATTCCCAAAATGGCTCCGACCAAAATCCTCCAAAATCTATGGACCTTTTTCCCCAGCACGCCGGCTTTGACTCCCCTGTTGCCCCGGCTAAGAAGGAATCTAGCGTGGCTTCGCATAATAACAAGTATGGTGACTTCTGATTCCaaattccaaaaaaaagaaaagaattaacaCAAGACTTTACTCTCTCCTAAGTTTAATTCTcatgctttttaaaaaaaaaaaatgtagggAGCCAGAGAAGAATCAATTGACAATTTTCTACAGTGGAAAAGTGTTGGTTTTCGACAATTTTCCGGCAGAAAAAGTTGAGGATTTGATGCAGATGGCAGGCAAGGAGAGCTTGGTTCCTGAGAATTTGGGTTTTATCACCCCTTCTACAACTACTGCAGCAACAGTTGATCTTTCTCATCAACATAGATCTAATATTGCATCCACCTCGGATAGCCAACCTTTGATGCTTCAAAATAGCATACCAAAGCCTACACAAGCCAATGCCTCAGGTAACAattcttttacaataattttCTCCTAATTAaagttaagttttttttttaagaatttatatttaattttagttaaGGTTTATTGCAATTTTAGTTCTATGGTATCTTGTTAGATCTACTCATGGTTAGACATTATTGTGAACTATTATGACTAATAATGATATATTTCTTATTGAACAACAGATATGCCCATAGCAAGAAGGAATTCCCTCCATAgatttcttgagaagagaaaggATCGGTAAGTATTTCATGCACAATGATCATATAACGtggaaaattttttatgatggaaGACTAATGATTATTTTGAGAATAATTGAAGACTAATAATTAGTTGTTAATCTTTTCAGGATTACCACCAAAGCGCCATACCAAGTGAATGCTTCTTCTTCGGTGGCAGCAGAAGCGGCCAAGCCAGAGGATAGCAAGTCCTGGCTTAATTTGGGTCGACCAGTTTCAAAGCCAGAGCAGAGCTCTAACTTGGAGGGTAAAAGATAGGAGATATGGTTCAGATGTCTGAAACCAAGTACCATCTGACTTCAATTCAGTCCTTGCTCTGTTGCCTTCCACTTTAGAAAAAGGGGTTGGAGATGAAGAAAAGGGATGGTTGCACTGAGTGAAGTCTGATACCTGCTAATGTTTGGGAGCAAGTTTAAGGGCAAGGGTGATTTTTATGTAGAAATAAATTGATGACTgcaatagagagagaaatgaaaaagaaattgatAATGACAATCATATGTAAAAAATATTTGTTTTCAGTTTAAATCTATGTTTTAACCAATAGTTTCTTTAACTTctattattggatttgcattttcttctctctctctctctcttgctcaaaGTTTTCATTTGTTcataataaatttatttggaGCAATTAGAACAGCCACCAAGTTAGTTCGACCCAGATTATCTCCACTGTATAATACAAACATTTGTCTCCTGTATCAACTCCAATTTTACATTATTgattaaaagaaaaaacaaatgGGCAAACTTATCGAGTATGCCTCATATATTCTAATCTTTCATAAATACATATCTCATCGTTAATAAAATTAA
Proteins encoded in this region:
- the LOC105053062 gene encoding protein TIFY 10a, giving the protein MADKSGKREEKQGGKSSFSVTCSRLSQYLKENGSFGGISLSITPRPLEQAKGIILAPTTMSLMPGVAMSAEDHSQNGSDQNPPKSMDLFPQHAGFDSPVAPAKKESSVASHNNKEPEKNQLTIFYSGKVLVFDNFPAEKVEDLMQMAGKESLVPENLGFITPSTTTAATVDLSHQHRSNIASTSDSQPLMLQNSIPKPTQANASDMPIARRNSLHRFLEKRKDRITTKAPYQVNASSSVAAEAAKPEDSKSWLNLGRPVSKPEQSSNLEGKR